One genomic segment of Pseudomonas sp. RU47 includes these proteins:
- a CDS encoding COG4648 family protein, with translation MSRLIGLGLLLAGLLYPFAVYFGMEHFAPWQFGLLLGSLWLARALTGERKPGSLWMACVAIAFCLLLALFDSPLLLRWYPVLISGFMLVLFSLSLKYGPPMVERLARLREPELPDIAIRYTRKVTVAWSVFFFCNGLCAALLTLWAPLNWWMLYTGLISYGLIGLMFAIEWLIRQRVRGRT, from the coding sequence ATGAGCCGACTGATCGGCCTCGGCCTGCTGCTGGCCGGTCTGCTGTACCCCTTTGCGGTGTATTTCGGCATGGAGCACTTTGCCCCGTGGCAGTTCGGTCTGCTGCTGGGCAGCCTGTGGCTGGCGCGGGCACTGACCGGCGAGCGCAAACCCGGCAGCCTGTGGATGGCCTGTGTAGCGATCGCCTTTTGTCTGCTGCTGGCGCTGTTCGACAGTCCGCTGTTGCTGCGCTGGTATCCGGTGCTGATCAGCGGCTTCATGCTGGTGCTGTTCAGCCTGAGCCTGAAATACGGTCCGCCGATGGTCGAGCGCCTGGCGCGCTTGCGCGAGCCAGAACTACCGGACATCGCGATCCGCTATACGCGCAAGGTCACGGTGGCCTGGAGCGTGTTTTTCTTCTGCAACGGTTTGTGCGCCGCCCTCCTGACCCTGTGGGCGCCGCTGAATTGGTGGATGTTGTACACCGGCCTGATCTCCTATGGGTTGATCGGCCTGATGTTTGCCATTGAATGGCTGATACGACAACGGGTAAGAGGCCGTACATGA
- a CDS encoding acyl carrier protein gives MQTRDDIFNTLRDALVELFELDPARVSLDSNLYQDLEIDSIDAVDLIDHIKRQTGKKIAAEEFKSVRTVGDVVEAVYRLVQPAA, from the coding sequence ATGCAAACTCGTGACGACATTTTCAACACCCTGCGCGATGCCTTGGTCGAGCTGTTCGAACTGGATCCGGCCCGTGTGAGCCTGGACTCCAACCTGTATCAGGATCTGGAAATCGACAGCATCGATGCGGTCGATCTGATCGATCACATCAAGCGCCAGACCGGCAAGAAAATCGCCGCTGAAGAATTCAAGTCGGTGCGCACCGTTGGCGACGTGGTCGAGGCGGTCTACCGTCTGGTTCAACCGGCCGCATGA
- a CDS encoding phosphopantetheine-binding protein, whose amino-acid sequence MSDLNTPSLVRDIKLLIIDALGLEDISADDIGDEQTLFGEGLGLDSVDALELGLAIQKKYGIKIDADAKDTRNHFTNVASLAAFVTAKQAA is encoded by the coding sequence ATGAGCGATCTGAACACCCCTAGCCTGGTGCGTGACATCAAACTGCTGATCATCGACGCCCTCGGCCTCGAAGACATCAGCGCCGACGACATCGGCGACGAGCAGACCCTGTTCGGCGAAGGCCTCGGCCTGGATTCCGTCGACGCGCTGGAACTGGGTCTGGCGATCCAGAAAAAGTACGGCATCAAAATCGACGCCGACGCCAAAGACACCCGCAACCATTTCACCAACGTGGCCAGCCTTGCGGCTTTCGTCACGGCAAAACAGGCAGCTTGA